A genome region from Fodinibius salicampi includes the following:
- a CDS encoding glycosyltransferase family 2 protein, translated as MSKDNLPLVTIGIPTYNRADAYLKEALESALNQTYSNIEIVVSDNCSTDNTSELVNCYQDSRIKYYRHNENIGANNNFNYCLEKASGEYFLLLHDDDKVDSDFVEACLEDVNYRTDVGLIRTGVRVIDEFGNELQFRKNFVDADTIEKFIEQWMDQRKVSIYLCSVLYNRKGLQQIGGFTSPQNLLQDNVAEIKLTAMMGRADVSQVKASFRRHGDNKGGSESVQEWAMDSNHILHLIKEHVSDQDLIKKSTINLCEWNYNRVYRIKSPLVRWRSYLINYKMFDYYYSPFSYVYKRDIRPKLRKIRSLFFNTETI; from the coding sequence ATGTCAAAGGATAACTTGCCGTTAGTTACAATCGGAATTCCAACCTATAATCGTGCTGATGCATATCTAAAGGAAGCGCTTGAATCTGCTTTAAATCAAACCTATTCGAATATTGAAATTGTTGTATCTGATAACTGTTCAACTGATAATACCAGTGAACTTGTTAATTGCTATCAAGATTCCAGAATAAAATATTATAGGCACAACGAAAATATTGGAGCTAATAATAATTTTAACTATTGCCTGGAAAAAGCTTCTGGAGAATATTTTCTTTTGTTGCATGATGATGACAAAGTCGATAGTGATTTTGTAGAGGCATGTTTAGAGGATGTTAATTACCGAACAGATGTTGGTTTGATAAGGACCGGGGTAAGAGTGATTGATGAATTTGGAAATGAGCTGCAGTTTCGCAAAAATTTTGTAGATGCTGATACGATAGAGAAGTTTATTGAGCAATGGATGGACCAAAGAAAGGTCTCTATTTACTTATGTAGTGTACTCTATAACAGAAAGGGTTTACAGCAGATCGGAGGGTTTACATCACCCCAAAATTTATTACAGGATAATGTTGCTGAAATCAAGCTTACTGCGATGATGGGAAGGGCAGATGTCAGTCAGGTTAAAGCAAGCTTTCGTCGTCATGGAGACAATAAGGGTGGTTCGGAATCTGTACAAGAGTGGGCGATGGATTCAAATCATATTTTGCATTTGATTAAAGAGCATGTGTCAGATCAGGATTTGATCAAGAAATCTACTATAAACTTATGCGAGTGGAATTATAATCGCGTATATCGGATAAAATCTCCTTTGGTAAGATGGCGATCGTATTTAATCAATTACAAGATGTTTGATTACTATTATTCCCCCTTTAGTTATGTATATAAAAGAGATATTAGGCCGAAGCTAAGAAAAATACGTTCTTTATTTTTCAATACAGAAACCATTTAG
- a CDS encoding fibronectin type III domain-containing protein — protein sequence MCYKSKPSKKSTHFKILYFFFSLFIVADILYAQDPDSTPLYYPYAEWEVEHADYSGNPFDVIATVTFTHTSSGEEIITEMFYDGDWDWETGTKGSVNIFKFRFSGTKLGEWIFNTSSNESALNRLSGSIEVVEQSNATQARGFINHQNAKWIWVGNEKAFIPTLVMRGGEGLDQYHNNLSQLDADITEFIGGHGFKGFHIPVWYSWWDITAEDGLYTNSSLDMTDSNVSPDPEAFKVMESIIKRIYEEGGFIHIWNHGPITGMDSGEIGRNSVRMQRLQRYVAARLGPLPGWTMGVGWDVWDRWTGAEVATWRNYYHSKLGWPHIIGGRIHKNDDPISSIMTNQTDYIGHEDHATINYNGNIAYDRWVDWLTEYPNKPHLSEDRFRIDTGEEESRNFDDDNRVRKTIWESAMVGGVGSIWGHGPWINDEYSHSSVFDNKGMFKVFSNFWTDRFAVDFERNNSLTDGYALSTPSKNKLIFYKESTSSIDMDLTGVTVESAVAVDTRAAPYTEINITSNIISNSQITWMAPNSSDWVIAIDGTDDGSGGQPPSNPPSIDEVSTTVSSAEVVYSEISNADSYEYRLDGGDPVNIGTTNPYGITNLSAGTAYDLQMRSVNSDGTSDWSATTTFNTNQENQPPKSPPAFDNINTTTTTAEVSYSTVSDADSYAYRLNSGDPVNIGTSNPFEITGLTSNTSYTLQMRAVNSEGTSDWSTDTTFTTQESANPPSSPPNIDKVNATETTATVSYSGTDNTDSYEYRLDGNEPVDIGTTNPFNIEGLRPGTSYDLQMRAVNSDGNSDWSSTTTFTTQQESQSPDSPPIIDEVTTTETTAKVYYIEVNNTGSYEYRLDEGDPIDIGTTNPFTISDLSPGTSYDLQMRAVNSNGTSSWSADTSITTTSPQEMIPGEVVLQQNYPNPFNPGTTIRFGIPRASHVRLELFDMIGKKILILVDTQKKAGFHNITFSATNLASGIYIYRLTSENTVQSKKLTIIQ from the coding sequence GTGTGTTATAAATCTAAACCGTCTAAAAAATCCACTCACTTCAAGATCCTGTATTTTTTCTTTTCATTATTTATAGTAGCGGATATCCTATATGCACAAGATCCTGATTCAACTCCCCTATACTATCCTTATGCAGAATGGGAAGTTGAACACGCTGATTATTCTGGTAATCCGTTCGATGTAATTGCAACTGTTACTTTTACACATACTTCTAGTGGTGAAGAAATTATCACTGAAATGTTTTATGATGGTGACTGGGACTGGGAAACCGGGACCAAAGGTTCGGTAAATATCTTTAAATTTAGGTTTTCAGGGACAAAACTAGGTGAATGGATCTTTAATACCTCTTCAAACGAATCTGCACTTAATAGATTATCGGGCTCTATTGAAGTGGTTGAACAAAGTAATGCTACACAGGCTCGTGGATTTATAAATCACCAAAATGCAAAATGGATTTGGGTAGGTAATGAAAAAGCCTTTATCCCAACACTTGTAATGAGAGGTGGGGAAGGTCTGGATCAATACCATAATAATCTTTCTCAATTGGATGCTGATATAACGGAGTTTATTGGGGGACATGGATTTAAGGGTTTCCACATCCCAGTCTGGTACAGTTGGTGGGATATTACCGCGGAAGATGGTTTATATACCAATAGTTCCCTTGATATGACCGATTCGAATGTATCTCCTGACCCAGAAGCTTTCAAAGTAATGGAATCAATTATAAAACGAATATATGAAGAAGGTGGTTTTATTCATATTTGGAATCATGGCCCAATAACAGGGATGGACTCTGGAGAAATAGGAAGGAACAGTGTAAGAATGCAAAGACTACAGCGCTACGTAGCAGCTAGGCTAGGTCCATTACCTGGTTGGACTATGGGAGTTGGATGGGATGTTTGGGACCGTTGGACGGGGGCTGAAGTTGCTACATGGAGAAATTATTACCATTCCAAACTAGGATGGCCTCATATAATTGGCGGAAGAATACATAAAAACGATGACCCCATATCTAGTATAATGACTAATCAAACTGACTATATAGGCCATGAAGACCATGCCACAATCAATTATAATGGTAATATAGCCTATGACAGGTGGGTAGACTGGCTTACTGAGTATCCCAACAAACCCCACCTTTCTGAGGATAGATTCCGAATAGATACGGGGGAAGAGGAATCTCGAAATTTTGATGATGACAACAGAGTCAGAAAAACAATATGGGAGTCTGCCATGGTTGGTGGAGTTGGAAGTATATGGGGCCATGGACCTTGGATTAATGACGAATACAGTCATTCTTCTGTATTTGACAACAAAGGAATGTTTAAAGTCTTTTCCAATTTTTGGACTGACCGCTTTGCTGTAGATTTTGAACGCAACAACAGCCTAACCGACGGATATGCTCTGTCAACCCCTTCTAAAAATAAGCTTATTTTCTACAAAGAAAGTACCAGTTCCATTGATATGGATTTAACGGGGGTTACCGTTGAATCTGCCGTGGCAGTCGATACCCGAGCTGCCCCCTATACTGAAATAAACATCACTTCAAATATTATTTCCAATAGCCAAATAACGTGGATGGCCCCCAACAGTTCGGACTGGGTGATAGCAATAGACGGTACAGATGACGGTTCCGGAGGCCAACCTCCGTCAAATCCCCCTTCTATTGATGAGGTTAGCACAACCGTCTCTTCTGCAGAGGTCGTATACAGTGAAATTTCCAACGCCGATAGCTACGAGTACCGCCTCGACGGAGGTGATCCGGTTAACATCGGAACCACCAATCCTTATGGAATTACCAATCTCAGTGCTGGCACCGCCTACGATCTCCAGATGAGATCGGTCAACAGCGATGGGACCAGCGATTGGTCAGCCACGACCACCTTTAACACCAATCAGGAAAACCAGCCACCAAAAAGCCCTCCCGCTTTCGACAATATTAACACCACCACTACAACGGCTGAAGTTTCCTACTCAACCGTATCCGATGCCGATAGTTATGCGTACCGGCTCAACAGTGGAGACCCAGTTAATATCGGGACCTCCAATCCCTTCGAAATAACCGGCCTTACCTCCAACACCTCTTACACGCTTCAAATGCGGGCTGTTAACAGTGAGGGTACCAGTGACTGGTCCACTGATACAACTTTTACCACTCAGGAAAGCGCTAATCCACCAAGCAGTCCCCCTAACATAGATAAGGTCAATGCTACCGAGACTACCGCTACGGTCAGTTACTCCGGTACCGATAATACCGATAGTTATGAATACCGTCTGGATGGGAATGAACCGGTCGATATTGGAACTACCAATCCTTTTAACATTGAAGGCCTGAGGCCCGGTACCTCCTATGACCTGCAGATGAGAGCTGTCAACTCTGACGGAAATTCCGACTGGTCTTCCACTACTACTTTTACTACACAGCAAGAATCACAATCTCCCGACAGTCCGCCAATTATTGATGAGGTTACCACCACAGAAACTACGGCCAAAGTCTACTACATCGAGGTTAATAACACCGGCAGTTATGAATATCGACTAGATGAAGGAGACCCAATTGACATAGGTACAACTAATCCATTCACTATCTCCGATCTGAGCCCGGGAACTTCCTACGACTTGCAGATGCGGGCCGTAAACAGTAACGGCACCAGTAGCTGGTCGGCTGATACTTCAATTACAACTACTTCCCCACAAGAAATGATTCCTGGTGAAGTTGTTTTACAACAAAATTATCCCAATCCATTTAATCCTGGAACCACGATACGATTTGGAATCCCAAGAGCTTCACATGTCCGTCTGGAATTATTTGATATGATAGGAAAAAAAATTCTTATTCTAGTAGATACTCAAAAAAAAGCTGGATTCCATAATATAACTTTCAGTGCAACAAATTTAGCAAGCGGAATATATATATATCGTCTTACATCAGAAAATACAGTTCAATCAAAGAAACTTACAATAATACAATAA
- a CDS encoding polysaccharide deacetylase family protein, translating into MNISYYWERLLNKSLKDVVGTTTSVKTEEKVAALTFDDGPHPSNTPQLLDLLEEFNAKATFFVIGEFAQEHPLIIDRIVSEGHELGNHTWSHKDLPKMTLGKVYKEIQSSSSVINTSYFRPPFGHQNIRTSLIAKVLGYKIVTWNFHLEDWENRDSKWMFQKFKKNICPGSIVLLHDRTFEKEIINDDKTSLFEVLNKIFTTIDDYNFITVSELLKDRIENNKLWIK; encoded by the coding sequence ATGAATATCTCCTATTATTGGGAAAGGTTGTTAAATAAGAGCTTAAAGGATGTCGTTGGTACTACTACATCGGTTAAAACCGAAGAAAAAGTAGCAGCATTGACATTTGATGATGGACCTCATCCTTCCAATACACCGCAACTCTTAGATTTATTGGAAGAATTTAATGCAAAAGCTACATTCTTTGTAATTGGAGAATTCGCCCAAGAACATCCTTTAATAATTGATCGAATAGTAAGTGAGGGACATGAACTTGGCAATCATACTTGGTCTCATAAAGACTTACCTAAAATGACCTTAGGAAAAGTTTATAAAGAAATTCAATCCTCAAGTTCTGTTATTAATACTTCATATTTTCGTCCTCCATTTGGGCATCAAAATATAAGAACCTCCCTTATAGCAAAAGTACTAGGTTATAAAATAGTAACTTGGAATTTTCACCTCGAAGATTGGGAGAATAGAGATTCTAAATGGATGTTTCAGAAATTTAAAAAAAATATTTGTCCAGGAAGCATAGTACTTTTACATGATAGAACTTTTGAAAAAGAAATAATAAATGATGACAAGACGTCATTATTTGAGGTATTAAATAAGATATTTACTACAATTGATGATTATAATTTTATAACAGTTTCAGAATTGTTAAAAGATAGGATAGAAAACAATAAATTATGGATTAAGTAA
- a CDS encoding glycosyltransferase produces MSVIVPCFNEEDNLKFQVEALLNESWDESWEVLLCDNGSTDSTVKVIKRYSRNEDKIKYVDASKKKGVSYARNRGVEEAQGELIAFIDADDIIATGWVPAIAEGIRLHSFVASKRDQFVNDNKVGNKINTKNPSKGLIQYNYVDYLPFSGGCGLGIRRKIHEKIGGFDEELIYCEDTDYCWRVQLQGIPLIFWPKALVHVRTRESTMDLFRQGLNWGEYNALLYKKFKPYGIPNVSYLRGIKLWVKLLRRIFFLWKKWQRDTFIKGLGYRIGMLKGSIRFRVFAP; encoded by the coding sequence TTGAGTGTAATTGTTCCTTGTTTTAATGAAGAAGATAATTTAAAGTTTCAAGTAGAAGCTTTACTTAATGAATCATGGGATGAATCGTGGGAGGTACTGCTATGTGATAATGGATCAACCGACTCTACAGTTAAAGTAATAAAGAGGTATTCAAGAAATGAAGATAAAATAAAATATGTGGATGCTTCGAAAAAGAAAGGTGTTTCGTATGCGAGAAATCGAGGTGTTGAGGAGGCCCAAGGAGAGTTAATTGCATTTATTGATGCAGATGATATAATCGCAACTGGTTGGGTACCTGCAATAGCTGAAGGCATTAGATTGCATTCCTTTGTAGCTTCAAAAAGGGATCAATTCGTTAATGATAACAAAGTGGGAAACAAAATTAATACTAAAAATCCAAGTAAAGGATTGATTCAATATAATTATGTAGATTACTTGCCTTTTTCGGGAGGTTGCGGGCTAGGTATTCGTAGAAAAATCCACGAGAAAATAGGTGGATTTGATGAAGAGCTGATTTATTGTGAAGATACTGATTATTGCTGGAGGGTTCAGCTTCAGGGAATACCTTTGATTTTTTGGCCAAAGGCATTAGTTCATGTCAGAACGCGAGAATCTACGATGGACTTATTTAGACAAGGATTAAATTGGGGGGAGTATAACGCTCTTTTATATAAGAAGTTCAAACCATATGGAATACCAAATGTAAGCTATTTAAGGGGAATTAAGCTATGGGTCAAATTATTAAGAAGAATATTTTTTTTATGGAAAAAATGGCAAAGGGATACGTTTATAAAAGGGCTTGGATATAGAATTGGAATGTTAAAAGGTAGTATAAGATTTAGGGTTTTTGCTCCCTAA
- a CDS encoding sugar phosphate nucleotidyltransferase encodes MDSKNNAKVIGLIPAAGMAHRISPLPCSKELFPIGFTSSTSNKTGTPKVISSYLLDSFKKASVDLCYMLIRKGKWDIPEYFGNGEKFNIDLAYVVTDATNGVPYTLDKAYSFIKNKTVLFGFPDILFQPEDVYSSLLKRKAETGADIVLSLFRTKNPQKVDMVKIDKDQNVQEIHIKPEETNLKFTWLHAVWSNQFTLFMHKYVANHNIKNSSKRGRELFMGEVIQEAIHAGLNVESVKFENGFYVDIGTYEDLVKAINNQLIQ; translated from the coding sequence ATGGACAGCAAGAATAATGCGAAAGTGATAGGCCTGATACCCGCTGCAGGCATGGCTCATAGAATTTCACCTTTGCCATGTAGTAAGGAACTATTCCCTATAGGCTTTACTAGCTCAACTAGTAACAAAACGGGTACACCCAAAGTAATATCGTCTTATCTATTAGACAGTTTTAAAAAAGCAAGTGTTGACTTATGCTATATGCTTATACGCAAAGGGAAATGGGATATTCCGGAATATTTTGGTAATGGGGAAAAATTTAATATTGACTTAGCCTACGTGGTTACGGATGCCACAAATGGAGTTCCATACACATTAGATAAGGCTTACTCGTTTATAAAAAATAAAACAGTACTATTTGGCTTCCCTGATATATTATTTCAACCTGAAGATGTCTATAGCTCATTACTTAAAAGAAAAGCGGAAACCGGAGCAGATATTGTATTAAGTCTTTTTAGAACTAAGAATCCGCAAAAAGTGGATATGGTGAAAATAGATAAAGACCAAAACGTTCAAGAAATCCATATTAAGCCAGAGGAGACCAACCTCAAGTTTACATGGCTTCATGCGGTATGGTCAAATCAATTTACGCTCTTTATGCATAAATATGTTGCCAATCATAATATTAAAAATTCCTCAAAAAGAGGAAGAGAATTATTTATGGGGGAGGTTATTCAAGAAGCTATTCATGCTGGATTAAATGTTGAATCGGTGAAATTTGAGAATGGCTTTTATGTAGATATTGGTACATATGAGGATTTAGTAAAAGCAATTAATAATCAACTCATACAGTAA